In Persephonella sp., the genomic window TTGCCAAGTGTTACGGTGGTGATGTGACAAGGAAGAAAAAACTCCTTGAAAAGCAGAAAAAAGGTAAGAAAAGAATGAAACAGCTTGGTAAAGTTGAGCTTCCACAGGAGGCCTTCCTCAGCATACTTAAGGCGGAGTAAAAATGGCTTTATTTCCTATGTTTGTTAACCTAAAAGGAGAAAAAGTCTTAATCATAGGGGGAGGAATGGTTGCCCTGCGCAAAATAGAAAAACTTCTCCCCTTTGAGCCAGATATAAAAGTTATTGCAAAGGATTTTCATCCTGATACTTTGAAATTAATACAGGAAAAAAATATCCCTTTTGAGCAAAGGGAGTTCAGATTTTCTGACCTTGAAAGACAAAAAATTGTTATTGTTGCCGTTGATGATATAAACCTGCAAAAACAGATTTTTGAATATACCAGAGGAAAAAATATTCTGGTCAACTCAGTTGATAGCCCTGATTATTGTGATTTTATTTTTCCTGCCTATGTAAAAAAGGGGGATATAGTTATAGGAATTACCACTTCAGGAAACCTCCCGGGATTATCAGCCAAGCTAAGAAAACATATAGAAAAAACACTTCCGGAAAATTTAGAGGATATATTCA contains:
- a CDS encoding bifunctional precorrin-2 dehydrogenase/sirohydrochlorin ferrochelatase; the protein is MALFPMFVNLKGEKVLIIGGGMVALRKIEKLLPFEPDIKVIAKDFHPDTLKLIQEKNIPFEQREFRFSDLERQKIVIVAVDDINLQKQIFEYTRGKNILVNSVDSPDYCDFIFPAYVKKGDIVIGITTSGNLPGLSAKLRKHIEKTLPENLEDIFNQIKKIREELPKGEERQKKILQLIDDLFDSKK